Proteins from a genomic interval of Harpia harpyja isolate bHarHar1 chromosome 7, bHarHar1 primary haplotype, whole genome shotgun sequence:
- the SPEG gene encoding striated muscle preferentially expressed protein kinase isoform X2, translating to MHQAQGRGGTSRAGGEPRAAPPSPGIPPKRAKVTAEPGAPEEGPARPAAPFFARKLKNAAIGTGCDIRLRVVAVGNPRPSLRWYRNEELLAPRGEEYGTLWIRDSKKEDAGVYTCIAENERGEAMTSAVLAIIDMEDSETGEDEPSDPQVTQRSELQDETAFSTPTGGSDTLVDASMNTTPTSVLALSQAEERSSWSGSQQTVVEKETDASLPARGPYLRPAAWQQPQGTPSSIPQGGYRRDDPHSGPVSPKPGAEAPRSPAALPLTAKPPVLRSPSPRAGPCLPPPAGTASQPVARGSGVPSFTPVTPRKKSSVPAEYQDTVPEEYEEKIKKPKSSGYSQGSTQESRPQTPMSDASGRISVRASPKLVRAGSKIFERLQYFEERRRSLEQADSPFPTHSCLPLRKTRSFDQPGSGSRRASMLGGSREDVREGGRWEPGGTAACRRLAFRQKAASFDERGKFAGRVYAIEHKFAEELTRIKRTVSKQQLRRSQELCKAGLPPAPSPPVASEPAAPRAPRTPSSQGAGGRKALPPKTFPPAESTHVIQHLALSSVALVGPDGELESGGQRGRKAPAWGGVVAGQPTEVEDVGARKSLQQEGTGEVKKKEQWPLAQATPQGRVALSQAGLAEGSPCPDGGPAGGARAPGAVSEALAARLAVPHGLYRRPEAPAEVRFLPWAKPGMEQEARLERSSAGQHSVGREVERRQTKVSEKKESGRTAQEGRSTRSKGKGRRARPTSPELESSDDSYVSAGEDPLEAPIFEIPIQDMAVAVGAEVLLKCIVTANPQPEVSWRKDGVPLRSSTTRPIKVEGERHTLLVRSARVADAGLYTVTAANEVGATCCSAILSVRPAPAVERHGNLAPPLGQASPITSDEEYLSPLEEFPESGTPQHRPAMKLQPRAEHGAARGSPESTFKAAPTFEVSLSDQSVLEGQDVSMSVRVRGEPKPIIYWLRNRQPVKYGRRHHAEEAEGARGLFTLHILAAERTDTGFYTCKAVNEYGTKQCEAKLEVRARPECQSLAIVVPLQDVVVGAGELALFECLVAGPPDMDVDWLSRGRLLQPALLKCKMHFDGRKCKLLLTSVHEDDSGIYTCKLSTAKDELTCSARLTVQPSVQPLFTRKLEDVDVVEGRTARFDCMISGTPPPVVTWTHFGQPVQEGENVRIQRDGGLHSLVIVHVGSEDEGQYVVTARNAHGHVECSAELYVEEPRPSAGSQISKLEKMPSIPEEPEQAETEAECFTMPDFLKPLHNLDVVESKEAVLECQVAGLPYPSITWFHNGSRIDSTDDRKMMQYKDVHRLVFTAVSHAHAGVYKSVIANKVGKATCYAHLYVTDVVPTPPDGPPTVASVTGRAITLTWNKPRWLDTAIDPNSVTYVVQMQVLGTTQWLVLVAGVRDTTYTVHGLTKGAQYLFRVITATPKTNSKPCPPVGPVQLLDRGPYLEEAPVILDKPDVVYVVEGQPASITITINHVEATVTWKRGGQVLGEQEGTCEVVMPDDDQHCLRLLHVGRGAVGPLACEVSNRHGTARCTLRLRLAEAPRFESIMEDIDAQEGETPRFAVVVEGKPLPDIMWYKDGELLEESSHLSFVYEDNECSLVVLGAAKPDSGVYTCTAKNLAGEVSCKAELVVRAAQPAADAAMEEDALHKARRLTDYYDVHEEIGRGAFSYLRRVTEKSSRLDFAAKFVPGRTKAKQSARRELHILSQLDHERIVFFHDAFEKKNAVIMVMELCAEEELLDRMARKPSVCESEVRSYMRQVLEGICYLHQHSILHLDIKPENLLMADSSSEQVRICDFGNAQELTPEEPQYCKYGTPEFVGPEIVNQSPVSSVTDIWPVGVIAYLCLTGISPFVGENDKTTLMNIRNYNVAFEERMFQGLTREAKGFVIKVLVNDRLRPNAEQTLEHPWFKTLAKGKVISTDHLKLFLSRRKWQRSQISYKCNMVLRPIPELLEDTSNHLSIAVPRHLKESPALSSSSDSDDLDELPFIPMPHQVEFSGSRMSLNEIPTDDEAMGPSEGPRLEGVTSGDVSAMEWQSQGTGKPGVALGKRPRGAGPRRPCAEVEAPGSSDEEAPEAQKRPEYPRKAMRKGSSLESPGSARRGELKRGGSADSALLLHQPPGTEEGAEAGRDPRRALAKAASMELPRRKGTWGEDDHAQRLELMRQRLLRGSSGDGKVSGLRGPLLETLGVGPDKKVPRPTRLEPPAVPRLVRAASSEATSPRLLPAEHQLQKSSSFSHGDAEPVVRHRRSGAPLEIPVARLEAQRLKESPSLSALSDARPPVPPDAPGPPTPPVVEVAVPRAPAAKVALGRRRVPEERSQPGASTATTTMGKKPMARGQEEKMPTKATGASGEGAARTGAPAPPQPPVPGAQAPKMSSYAKVMQAMGAAQGGEPATEEPPQPLPATPTEPRTPAPAPALRREAKPTGSSSSLLIQDIDSEEVFEAKFKRGRESSLSRGLKLLTRSRSEDRHLASLPAPDEGIYRPTPAGVPLELRRDRPTGLAAKSKSVQDLHEVEKDRGFLRRMSVLLKRTPPAERKKSRGEDGGSETPSSRRRFSWSLALGGSKERRDSESLKSEPGGGGESESPVVAVRRKISATVERVSARLRSLSDERPEGEGPGELRRASSEGESLQPGPPPAPAPSSESLRSEGSTRSSASAKGGGESQKRSRWERWGLSRGKKEKMASQPSIPSSLLREEGPATGRPHAPSESDFPPVFHIKLKDQVLLEGEALTLCCLPAGSPTPRILWMKDKRSLQPDSALNVISCKDGRQMLTITKVSRKDAGLYECAAANTLGTAISSCTLAVARLPGRPGTPEIPQKYKNTVLVLWKPAESKAPCTYTLEHRLEGEHEWKIVSTGIADCYFNVTELPPGSAAKFRVACVNKAGQGPYSNPSGKVHLEAADARAAPAKDIAVPVPEKVASSRSTQTPVGQLEPLAAGAPPTPPPHKHKGVVQKADGAAQVDVAPGVLQPPAPCEEGPRPDPELPPDITVCVPPELMFTPPRTVTSPHTDTPTRGSPAPPTDTSPPPQAPSPSKFSPTSPVSTTPSSAPTLSPTPNATPTRKMPPYMVTSFVSMPPASPLAQESSHPTPSSKEPPAESRVPGAKDSTALRQGVPQKPYTFLDEKARGRFGVIRLCKENATGKHFMAKIVPYEAERKQSVLQEYEILKALHHERIMALHEAYITPRYLVLICENCAGKEILYSIVDRFRYSEDDVVSYVLQLLQGLEYLHSRRIVHLDIKPDNVVISGMNALKIIDFGSAQTYNPLVLRQLGRRVGTLEYMSPEVVKGDPVGSAADVWGVGVLIYIMLSGRSPFFELDPIETENRILAGRFDAFKLYPNVSQSAALFIRKVLAVHPWSRPTVKDCFANAWLQDAYLMKLRRQTLTFTTNRLKEFLVEHQRRRGEAVTKHKVLLRSYQGSQPPGLQ from the exons acTCGGAGACGGGCGAGGATGAGCCCAGCGACCCCCAGGTGACGCAGCGCAGCGAGCTCCAGGATGAGACGGCCTTCAGCACCCCCACGG GTGGGTCCGACACCCTCGTGGACGCCTCCATGAACACGACGCCAACCTCGGTGCTGGCCCTGTCACAGGCGGAGGAGCGCTCCAGCTGGTCGGGCAGCCAGCAGACCGTGgtggagaaggagacggatgccAGCCTCCCCGCGCGGGGACCCTACCTCCgccctgctgcctggcagcagccgCAGGGAACCCCAAG CAGCATCCCCCAGGGGGGCTACCGGAGAGATGACCCCCACAGCGGCCCCGTCTCTCCGAAGCCTGGCGCCGAGGCCCCGAGGTCCCCCGCTGCCCTGCCGCTGACCGCCAAGCCACCCGTCCTCCGCTCGCCGTCTCCCCGTGCCGGCCCGTgcctgccgccgcccgccggcaccGCATCCCAACCTGTTGCCCGTGGCTCTGGCGTCCCCTCCTTCACGCCCGTGACCCCCCGCAAGAAGTCCTCGGTGCCAGCTGAGTACCAGGACACAGTCCCCGAGGAGTACGAGGAGAAGATCAAGAAGCCCAAGTCCTCGGGGTACTCGCAGGGCAGCACGCAAGAGTCCCGTCCCCAGACACCCATGAGCGACGCCTCCGGCCGCATCTCTGTCCGGGCATCCCCCAAGCTGGTGCGTGCTGGCTCCAAGATCTTTGAGAGGCTGCAGTACTTCGAGGAGCGGCGGAGAAGCCTGGAGCAGGCAGacagccccttccccacacacTCCTGCCTGCCCTTGCGCAAGACGCGCTCCTTCGACCAGCCCGGCTCCGGCTCGCGCCGTGCCAGCATGCTGGGCGGCTCGCGGGAGGACGTGCGGGAAGGTGGACGCTGGGAGCCGGGTGGCACGGCGGCATGCCGGCGTTTGGCTTTCCGGCAGAAAGCCGCATCATTTGACGAGCGGGGCAAGTTTGCCGGCCGCGTCTACGCCATCGAGCACAAGTTTGCGGAGGAGCTGACCCGCATCAAGCGGACGGTCTCCAAGCAGCAGCTGCGGCGCTCCCAGGAGCTGTGTAAAGCCgggctgcccccagcaccctcGCCCCCGGTGGCCAGCGAGCCTGCTGCCCCCCGTGCCCCCCGCACCCCCTCCTCACAGGGCGCCGGCGGGCGCAAGGCGCTGCCGCCAAAGACCTTCCCACCGGCGGAGAGCACGCACGTCATCCAGCACCTGGCACTTTCCAGCGTGGCGCTGGTGGGACCCGACGGGGAGCTGGAGTCAGGGGGGCAGCGTGGGAGGAAAGCCCCGGCGTGGGGCGGCGTGGTGGCCGGTCAGCCCACCGAGGTGGAGGATGTGGGCGCCAGGAAGAGTCTGCAGCAAGAAGGCACTGGGGAAGTGAAGAAGAAGGAGCAGTGGCCGTTAGCACAAGCCACCCCACAGGGTCGGGTGGCCCTTTCACAGGCAGGTCTCGCCGAAGGCAGCCCGTGCCCGGATGGGGGCCCTGCCGGTGGAGCCCGTGCCCCCGGGGCGGTAAGCGAAGCCCTGGCCGCCCGGCTGGCCGTGCCCCACGGGTTGTACCGGCGGCCGGAGGCACCTGCAGAGGTACGGTTCCTGCCCTGGGCGAAGCCGGGGATGGAGCAGGAGGCTCGCCTGGAGAGGAGCTCGGCAGGGCAGCACAGTGTGGGCAGGGAGGTGGAGAGAAGGCAGACGAAAGTGTCGGAGAAGAAAGAGAGTGGCCGGACGGCTCAAGAAGGCAGGAGCACACGGAGCAAGGGGAAGGGGCGCCGAGCCAGGCCCACCTCTCCGGAGCTAG AGTCCTCTGATGACTCCTATGTCTCAGCGGGTGAAGACCCACTGGAAGCCCCCATCTTTGAGATCCCCATCCAGGACATGGCGGTGGCCGTGGGGGCAGAGGTGCTGCTCAAGTGCATTGTCACAGCCAACCCCCAGCCAGAAG TGTCCTGGAGGAAGGACGGGGTCCCGCTGCGGAGCAGCACGACGCGGCCCATCAAGGTGGAGGGCGAGCGTCATACCCTGCTGGTCAGGAGCGCCCGGGTAGCCGACGCTGGCCTCTACACCGTCACCGCGGCCAACGAGGTGGGGGCGACCTGCTGCAGTGCCATCCTCAGCGTGCGGCCCG CCCCCGCCGTGGAGCGGCATGGGAACTTGGCACCCCCCCTCGGCCAGGCCAGCCCCATCACCTCGGACGAGGAGTACCTGAGCCCCCTGGAAGAGTTCCCCGAGTCCGGCACCCCCCAGCACCGACCGGCCATGAAGCTGCAGCCTAGAGCCGAGCATGGGGCTGCCCGCGGCTCCCCGGAGAGCACCTTCAAGGCTGCACCCACCTTTGAG GTGTCCCTGTCGGACCAGTCGGTGCTGGAGGGACAGGACGTCAGCATGAGTGTCCGCGTCCGTGGGGAGCCCAAGCCTATCATTTACTG GCTGAGGAACAGGCAGCCAGTGAAGTATGGCCGTCGGCACCATGCAGAGGAGGCGGAGGGGGCGCGGGGGCTCTTCACGCTGCACATCCTGGCAGCGGAGCGCACAGACACCGGCTTCTACACCTGCAAGGCCGTCAACGAGTATGGCACCAAGCAGTGCGAGGCCAAGCTGGAGGTCAGAG CTCGCCCCGAGTGCCAGTCCCTGGCCATCGTGGTTCCCCTGCAGGACGTGGTGGTCGGGGCGGGGGAGCTGGCACTCTTTGAGTGCCTGGTGGCTGGCCCGCCAGACATGGACGTGGACTGGCTGTCCCGGGGCCGGCTGCTCCAGCCCGCCCTGCTCAAATGCAAGATGCATTTTGACGGGCGCAAGTGCAAGCTGCTGCTCACCTCCGTGCATGAGGACGACAGCGGGATCTACACCTGCAAGCTCAGCACCGCCAAAG ATGAGCTGACCTGCAGTGCCCGGCTGACGGTGCAGCCCTCTGTGCAGCCACTCTTCACCCGCAAGCTGGAGGACGTGGACGTGGTGGAAGGGCGGACGGCGCGTTTTGACTGCATGATCAGTGGGACTCCCCCCCCGGTGGTCACCTGGACCCATTTTG GCCAGCCGGTGCAGGAGGGGGAGAACGTGCGGATTCAGCGGGATGGTGGGCTGCACTCGCTGGTCATCGTGCACGTGGGCAGCGAGGATGAGGGGCAGTATGTGGTGACAGCCAGGAATGCTCACGGCCACGTGGAATGCTCTGCCGAGCTCTACGTGGAGGAGCCGCGGCCATCTGCTGGCTCCCAGAT CTCCAAGCTGGAGAAGATGCCATCCATCCCGGAGGAGCCAGAGCAGGCAGAGACGGAGGCAGAGTGCTTCACCATGCCTGATTTCCTGAAGCCGCTGCACAACCTGGACGTGGTGGAGTCGAAGGAGGCCGTGCTGGAGTGCCAGGTGGCCGGGCTGCCCTACCCCTCCATCACCTGGTTCCACAACGGCTCCCGCATCGACAGCACAGATGACCGCAAGATGATGCAGT ATAAGGATGTCCATCGCCTGGTGTTCACGGCCGTCAGCCATGCACACGCTGGCGTCTATAAAAGTGTCATCGCCAACAAAGTGGGGAAGGCCACGTGCTACGCGCACCTCTACGTCACTG ACGTGGTGCCGACCCCCCCGGATGGGCCCCCCACCGTGGCCTCGGTGACCGGCAGAGCCATCACGTTGACCTGGAACAAGCCCAGGTGGCTGGACACCGCCATAG ACCCCAACTCGGTGACCTACGTGGTGCAAATGCAAGTGCTGGGCACAACGCAgtggctggtgctggtggccgGCGTGCGGGACACCACCTACACGGTGCATGGGCTGACCAAGGGTGCCCAGTACCTCTTCCGCGTCATCACCGCCACCCCCAAGACCAACAGCAAGCCCTGCCCACCTGTGGGGCCCGTGCAGCTCCTGGACCGGG GTCCCTACCTGGAAGAGGCCCCGGTCATCCTGGACAAGCCAGATGTGGTGTACGTGGTGGAGGGTCAGCCAGCCtccatcaccatcaccatcaaCCACGTGGAGGCCACCGTCACCTGGAAGAG GGGCGGGCaggtgctgggggagcaggaaGGCACGTGCGAGGTGGTGATGCCGGACGACGACCAGCACTGCCTGCGGCTGCTGCATGTGGGCCGGGGGGCGGTGGGGCCGCTGGCCTGCGAGGTGAGCAACCGCCATGGCACTGCCCGCTGCACCCTCCGCCTCCGCCTTGCAG AGGCACCACGCTTTGAGTCCATCATGGAGGACATCGATGCCCAGGAAGGGGAGACGCCACGCTTCGCCGTGGTGGTGGAAGGGAAACCGCTGCCAGACATCATGTGGTACAAG gatggggagctgctggaggagagcagcCACCTGAGCTTCGTATATGAGGACAACGAGTGCTCGCTGGTGGTGCTGGGCGCCGCCAAGCCCGACAGCGGCGTCTACACCTGCACGGCCAAGAACCTGGCCGGGGAGGTCTCCTGCAAGGCGGAGCTGGTGGTGCGGGCAG CCCAGCCCGCTGCCGATGCCGCCATGGAGGAGGATGCGCTGCACAAGGCGCGACGCCTGACCGACTACTATGACGTGCACGAGGAGATTGGGAG GGGGGCTTTCTCCTACCTGCGGAGGGTGACGGAGAAGAGCAGCCGGCTGGACTTTGCCGCCAAGTTCGTCCCCGGGAGGACCAAGGCCAAGCAGTCGGCACGGCGGGAGCTGCACATCCTCTCGCAGCTGGACCACGAGCGCATCGTCTTCTTCCACGACGCCTTCGAGAAGAAGAACGCCGTCATCATGGTCATGGAGCT CTGTGCCGAGGAAGAGCTGCTGGACAGGATGGCGAGGAAGCCCTCGGTGTGCGAATCTGAG GTCCGGTCCTACATGCGGCAGGTCCTGGAGGGGATCTGCTACCTGCACCAGCACAGCATCCTGCACCTGGACATCAAA CCAGAAAACCTCCTGATGGCAGATTCGAGCAGCGAGCAGGTCCGGATCTGCGACTTCGGCAATGCACAGGAGCTGACGCCCGAGGAGCCGCAGTACTGCAAGTATGGCACCCCTGAGTTCGTGGGCCCTGAGATCGTCAACCAGAGCCCCGTCTCCAGCGTCACCGACATCTG GCCTGTGGGGGTCATCGCCTACCTCTG CCTGACGGGGATCTCCCCCTTCGTGGGCGAGAATGACAAGACAACGCTGATGAACATCCGCAACTACAACGTGGCCTTTGAGGAGAGGATGTTCCAGGGGCTCACCCGGGAGGCCAAGGGCTTCGTCATCAAAGTGCTGGTCAATGACAGGCT GAGACCCAATGCGGAGCAGACCCTGGAGCATCCCTGGTTCAAG ACGCTGGCCAAGGGGAAGGTCATCAGCACCGACCACCTAAAGCTCTTCCTCTCCCGTCGGAAATGGCAG CGCTCGCAGATCAGCTACAAGTGCAACATGGTGCTGCGGCCGATCCCGGAGCTGCTGGAGGACACGTCCAACCACCTCTCCATCGCCGTGCCCCGGCACCTCAAGGAGTCACCGGCGCTGTCATCCTCCTCGGACTCGGATGACCTGGACGAGCTGCCCTTCATCCCCATGCCGCACCAGGTGGAGTTCTCTGGCTCCCGCATGTCGCTCAATGAGATCCCCACAGACGACGAGGCCATGGGGCCATCCGAGGGGCCGCGGCTGGAGGGGGTCACGTCAGGGGATGTCTCCGCCATGGAGTGGCAGAGCCAGGGCACAGGGAAGCCCGGGGTGGCCTTGGGGAAGCGGCCGAGGGGCGCCGGGCCACGGCGGCCGTGCGCAGAGGTGGAGGCACCCGGCTCCTCTGACGAAGAAGCCCCCGAAGCCCAGAAGCGGCCGGAATACCCCCGCAAAGCCATGAGGAAGGGCTCCAGCCTGGAGTCCCCGGGAAGCGCCCGGCGGGGAGAGCTGAAGAGGGGTGGTTCAGCCGACAGCGCCCTGCTGCTCCACCAGCCTCCGGGGACCGAGGAGGGGGCCGAGGCGGGACGGGACCCCCGCCGGGCCCTGGCCAAGGCGGCCTCCATGGAGCTGCCGCGGCGGAAGGGGACCTGGGGGGAGGACGATCATGCCCAGCGCCTGGAGCTGATGCGCCAGCGGCTGCTGCGGGGCAGCTCCGGGGACGGCAAGGTCAGCGGTCTGCGGGGTCCCCTCCTGGAGACCCTGGGGGTCGGCCCAGACAAGAAGGTCCCGCGGCCGACCCGGTTGGAGCCGCCGGCGGTGCCACGGCTTGTGCGGGCAGCCTCCAGCGAGGCCACCTCGCCGcgcctcctccctgctgagcatcagctgcagaagagcagctCCTTCAGCCACGGGGACGCCGAGCCTGTCGTCCGGCACCGCCGCTCCGGCGCACCCCTGGAGATCCCGGTGGCCCGCCTGGAGGCCCAGCGGCTCAAAGAGTCCCCATCACTCTCAGCCCTCTCTGATGCCCGGCCCCCGGTGCCGCCAGACGCCCCTGGCCCGCCGACACCCCCCGTGGTAGAGGTTGCCGTCCCCCGGGCTCCCGCTGCCAAGGTTGCCTTGGGGAGGAGGCGCGTCCCTGAGGAGCGCAGCCAGCCCGGGGCCAGCACGGCCACCACCACCATGGGGAAGAAGCCCATGGccagggggcaggaggagaagatGCCCACCAAGGCCACTGGAGCcagtggggagggggctgccaggACGGGAGCACCTGCCCCACCGCAGCCCCCAGTCCCCGGTGCCCAAGCCCCCAAAATGTCTTCCTACGCTAAGGTCATGCAAGCCATGGGAGCTGCGCAAGGTGGGGAGCCAGCTACCGAggaacccccccagcccctgccggCCACCCCCACCGAGCCCCGCAcgccagcaccagcaccagcattGAGGAGGGAGGCGAAGCCCACCGGCTCCTCCAGTTCCCTGCTCATCCAGGACATCGACTCGGAGGAGGTCTTCGAGGCCAAGTTCAAGCGGGGCCGGGAGTCGTCGCTCAGCCGAGGGCTGAAGCTCCTCACCCGCTCTCGCTCCGAGGACCGGCACCTGGCCAGCCTCCCGGCCCCCGACGAGGGCATCTACCGTCCAACGCCAGCCGGTGTGCCCCTGGAGCTGCGCAGGGACCGTCCCACCGGGCTGGCAGCCAAGTCCAAGTCAGTGCAGGACCTGCACGAGGTGGAGAAGGACCGGGGCTTTCTCCGGAGGATGTCCGTGCTCCTCAAGCGGACCCCGCCTGCcgagaggaagaagagcaggggGGAAGATGGGGGCAGCGAGACCCCATCCAGCAGGCGCCGCTTCTCCTGGAGCCTGGCCCTGGGTGGCTCCAAGGAGCGGAGGGACTCAGAGAGCCTCAAGTCGgagccggggggcggcggggagagcgAGTCGCCAGTGGTGGCCGTGCGGAGGAAGATCAGTGCCACGGTGGAGCGGGTCTCCGCACGGCTGCGCAGCCTGTCGGACGAGCGGCCGGAGGGTGAGGGGCCCGGGGAGCTCCGCCGTGCCAGCTCCGAGGGGGAGAGCCTgcagccgggcccccccccggcacccgcGCCCTCCTCCGAGTCCCTGCGCTCGGAGGGCAGCACCCGCTCCTCTGCCTCCGCCAAAG GTGGGGGTGAGAGCCAGAAGCGGTCCCGCTGGGAGCGCTGGGGGCTCTCACGGGGCAAGAAGGAGAAGATGGCCTCGCAGCCCAGCATTCCCTCCAGCCTGCTGCGGGAGGAGGGACCCGCCACTGGCCGGCCACATGCACCCAGTGAGTCGG ATTTCCCCCCTGTTTTCCACATCAAGCTGAAGGAccaggtgctgctggagggcgagGCGCTGaccctctgctgcctgcctgccggcaGCCCGACCCCCAGGATCCTCTGGATGAAAG ACAAGAGGTCCCTGCAGCCAGACAGCGCACTGAACGTCATCTCCTGCAAGGATGGCCGGCAGATGCTCACAATCACCAAGGTCTCCAGGAAGGACGCGGGGCTGTATGAATGTGCAGCCGCCAACACCCTGGGCACGGCCATCAGCTCCTGCACACTGGCTGTGGCAC GGCTCCCCGGGCGGCCGGGCACCCCAGAGATCCCCCAGAAGTACAAGAACACGGTGCTGGTGCTGTGGAAGCCCGCGGAGAGCAAAGCCCCCTGCACCTACACACTGGAGCACAGGCTGGAGG GGGAGCACGAGTGGAAGATCGTCAGCACTGGCATCGCCGACTGCTACTTCAACGTCACGGAGCTGCCCCCCGGGAGCGCCGCCAAGTTTCGGGTGGCCTGTGTCAACAAGGCCGGGCAGGGGCCCTACAGCAACCCCTCGGGGAAGGTGCACCTTGAGGCAGCAG ATGCCCGAGCTGCCCCAGCCAAGGACATCGCTGTCCCTGTCCCTGAGAAGGTGGCTTCCAGCCGGTCAACCCAGACGCCCGTGGGGCAGCTGGAGCCGCTGGCCGCGGGGGCCCCCCCCACGCCGCCACCCCACAAGCACAAGGGAGTGGTGCAGAAGGCAGACGGGGCAGCGCAGGTGGACGTCGCCCCGGGGGTCCTCCAGCCCCCTGCACCGTGCGAGGAGGGGCCACGGCCAGACCCCGAACTCCCACCCGACATCACAGTCTGCGTGCCCCCCGAGCTGATGTTCACCCCACCTCGGACTGTCACCTCGCCCCACACAGACACCCCCACCCGAGGCTCCCCCGCGCCCCCCACGGAcacgtcccccccaccccaggctccATCTCCTTCCAAGTTCTCCCCCACTTCCCCAGTGTCAACcacccccagctcagcccccACGCTGTCTCCCACCCCCAACGCCACGCCCACGCGGAAGATGCCCCCCTACATGGTCACCTCCTTCGTCTCCATGCCCCCCGCATCGCCCCTCGCACAGGAGTcgtcccaccccaccccatcctcCAAGGAGCCCCCAGCTGAGAGCAGGGTCCCGGGGGCAAAAGACAGCACGGCGCTGCGGCAGGGTGTCCCCCAGAAGCCATACACCTTCCTGGATGAGAAGGCGAG GGGCCGTTTTGGGGTGATCCGGCTGTGCAAGGAGAACGCCACGGGGAAGCACTTCATGGCCAAGATCGTGCCCTACGAGGCGGAGCGGAAGCAGAGCGTGCTGCAGGAGTACGAGATCCTCAAGGCGCTGCACCATGAGCGCATCATGGCCCTGCACGAGGCGTACATCACCCCCCGCTACCTGGTGCTCATCTGCGAAAACTGCGCCGGCAAAGAGATCCTCTACAGCATTGTGGACAG GTTTCGCTACTCAGAGGACGACGTGGTGAGCTAcgtgctgcagctcctgcagggcCTCGAGTACCTGCACAGTCGCCGCATCGTGCACCTCGACATCAAGCCGGACAACGTCGTCATCTCAGGCATGAACGCCCTCAAGATCATCGATTTCGGCAGTGCCCAGACGTACAACCCCCTCGTGCTGCGGCAGCTGGGGCGGCGTGTCGGCACCCTGGAGTACATGT CACCAGAGGTGGTGAAGGGGGACCCGGTGGGCTCCGCAGCAGATGTCTGGGGCGTTGGCGTCCTCATCTACATCAT GCTCAGTGGGCGGTCGCCGTTCTTCGAACTGGACCCCATCGAGACAGAGAACCGCATCCTGGCAGGGCGCTTTGATGCCTTCAAGCTGTACCCCAATGTCTCGCAGAGTGCTGCCCTCTTCATCCGCAAGGTCCTCGCTGTCCACCCCTG gagcCGCCCCACGGTGAAGGACTGCTTTGCCAACGCCTGGCTCCAGGACGCCTACCTGATGAAGCTGCGCCGCCAGACCCTGACCTTCACCACCAACCGCCTCAAGGAGTTCCTGGTGGAGCACCAGCGGCGCCGTGGCGAGGCCGTCACCAAGCACAAGGTCTTACTCCGCTCCTACCAGGGCAGCCAGCCGCCGGGGCTGCAGTAG